Below is a window of Desulfuromonas sp. DNA.
CGACGGCATCCGCCGGGTTTTTCGCGAGATCATTTCCGCTTCGCTTAACCTCGAGCAGCCGATGAAGGTTGCTTTTCTCGGTCCGCAAGCAACATTTACCCACGTTGCGGCGATGCAGCAGTTCGGTTTTTCAGCGCAACTTGTTCCGCAAAAAAGCATCAGCGCCGTTTTCGAGGATGTCGAACGGGGGCGGGCCGACTACGGTGTGGTCCCGGTCGAGAACTCAACCGAAGGCGTGGTCTCGCATACCCTTGACATGTTTATCGATTCCGATCTGAAGATCAACGCCGAAGTTCTGCTCGCAGTATCGCACGACCTGCTGTCGCGGACCGGCGACATGGGAGCGATCAAGCGGATTGTTTCACACCCGCAGGCTCTGGCGCAGTGCCGCTCCTGGCTCGAAGAAAACCTGCCGGATGTGCCGCTGGTTGATGTCAGCAGCACCGGTCTGGCTGCGCAGATGGTCGCCGATGACGATTCGACCGCAGCCATCGCCAGCGAATCGGCAGCCAATCTCTACGGACTCAAGGTCGTCAAGAAAAAGATCGAGGACAATCCGAACAATTTTACCCGGTTTCTGGTAATCGGCCGGAAAAATCCGGACCAGAGCGGCGACGATAAAACATCACTGATGTTCCGGATCAAGGATGAACCGGGGATTCTTTATCGCATGCTCGAACCATTCAGCAAGCGGAATATCAACCTTGCCAAGATCGAAAGTCGGCCGCTCAAGAAAAAAGCATGGGAATATATTTTCTTTCTCGATCTTGAAGGGCATATTGCCGATGCAATTATTTCTGATGCGGTCGAGGATCTTGGTCAGTATTGTGAATTTGTCAAGGTGCTCGGTTCATACCAGAGCGCCCGTTAGGTAAAGATAACAGCAATGAATCATCCAGAGAATTATATTGCGAAAATGTGTATCATCGGGGTCGGCCTGATCGGTGGTTCGTTCGCTCTCGCCCTGCGCGAGGCCGGTCTGGTCGGTGAGGTCATCGGTGTTGGCAGGGGTGTCGATAATCTCAGGCGGGCAGTGGAACTCGGTGTCATCGATCGCTACACAACCGATCCGGCCGAAGGGGTCCGCGATGCCGATCTGGTCTTCCTTGCGACCCCGGTTCTGGCGATGTCAGAAGTGATGGCGAAGATTTCCGGCCATCTGAAGCGTGGGAGCGTACTGACCGATGGCGGCAGCGTCAAGGGTGCGATCATTGATGCGGTTCAACCTCATCTGCCGGCAGGGGTACATTTCGTGCCGGGGCATCCGATTGCCGGAACCGAGAAGAGTGGTGCCGAAGCAGCATTCCCGACTCTCTACCGGGAGCGTCGCTGCATCCTGACTCCGACCGAGGCAACCGACGCCGGAGCACTGGCGCTGGTCAAGGCGCTCTGGCAGGCGGCCGGCAGTGAAGTCGTGGTCATGGATGTTGAAAAACATGATCGGGTTCTGGCCGCAATCAGTCATCTGCCGCACATGGTCGCCTATGCGCTCGTCGTCGCCGGCAGTTCCTACGATCGTTACGAAGAGAACATCCTTGAGTATTCAGCCGGCGGTTTCAAGGACTTTACCCGGATTGCTTCCTCCGATCCGACCATGTGGCGTGATATCGCCCTGACCAACAAGGATGCTCTGCTCGAGATGATGACCCATTTTGAACACTTCTTTGCTGAACTCAGGGAGGATATTGCCTCTTCCGAGGGTGAAAAACTGTACGAATTTTTCCTCAAATCAAAACAGAGTCGCGACGCGATTCTGTAACGGGTTAATAACTTATGCAGCATACACGAACTGTGTCGAAAAGCGCTGGTCTGCGCGGAGAAGTAACGATCCCCGGCGACAAGTCGATTTCCCATCGCGCCATCATGTTCGGCGCTCTGGCCAACGGCATCACCCGGGTCAGTGGATTCCTGCAGGGAGAGGATAATTACGCCACCCTCAAGGCCTTCCGGTCAATGGGAGTCGAGATTACGGACCATGGCGACGGTTCCCTCGAGATTGTCGGCGCCGGTCTGCACGGTCTCCGGGAGCCGGACGATGTTGTCGACTGCGGCAACTCCGGGACGACCATGCGCCTGATGTCCGGGCTGCTGGCTGGTCAGGATTTCTTTTCCGTACTGACCGGAGATCAATACCTCCGGCGACGTCCGATGCGCCGCGTAGTCGGTCCGCTGAGCGAAATGGGCGCCGTGATTGACGGACGCAATAATGGCGAACTGGCACCACTTGCTATCCGGGGAGGTGGCTTGAACGGGATTGAATACGATTCGCCGGTGGCCAGTGCCCAGGTCAAGTCGGCCCTGATTCTGGCCGGCCTGTACGCCGACGGCCAGACAACGGTGACCGAACCGCACCTCTCGCGGGATCACAGCGAACGGATGCTCCGTTGTCTTGGCGCCGATATTGAGTCTTTTGCCGGCGGTGTGCGGGTGACGCCGGGGCAAGAACTGACCGCCCGGGGAATCGATGTGCC
It encodes the following:
- a CDS encoding prephenate dehydratase, giving the protein MAKNDLDRLRRKIDEIDSTILGLLNERADVVIEVGKIKEGASGDFYVPSREQAIYQRLTDENTGPFPNDGIRRVFREIISASLNLEQPMKVAFLGPQATFTHVAAMQQFGFSAQLVPQKSISAVFEDVERGRADYGVVPVENSTEGVVSHTLDMFIDSDLKINAEVLLAVSHDLLSRTGDMGAIKRIVSHPQALAQCRSWLEENLPDVPLVDVSSTGLAAQMVADDDSTAAIASESAANLYGLKVVKKKIEDNPNNFTRFLVIGRKNPDQSGDDKTSLMFRIKDEPGILYRMLEPFSKRNINLAKIESRPLKKKAWEYIFFLDLEGHIADAIISDAVEDLGQYCEFVKVLGSYQSAR
- a CDS encoding prephenate dehydrogenase/arogenate dehydrogenase family protein yields the protein MNHPENYIAKMCIIGVGLIGGSFALALREAGLVGEVIGVGRGVDNLRRAVELGVIDRYTTDPAEGVRDADLVFLATPVLAMSEVMAKISGHLKRGSVLTDGGSVKGAIIDAVQPHLPAGVHFVPGHPIAGTEKSGAEAAFPTLYRERRCILTPTEATDAGALALVKALWQAAGSEVVVMDVEKHDRVLAAISHLPHMVAYALVVAGSSYDRYEENILEYSAGGFKDFTRIASSDPTMWRDIALTNKDALLEMMTHFEHFFAELREDIASSEGEKLYEFFLKSKQSRDAIL
- a CDS encoding 3-phosphoshikimate 1-carboxyvinyltransferase (catalyzes the formation of 5-O-(1-carboxyvinyl)-3-phosphoshikimate from phosphoenolpyruvate and 3-phosphoshikimate in tryptophan biosynthesis) — protein: MQHTRTVSKSAGLRGEVTIPGDKSISHRAIMFGALANGITRVSGFLQGEDNYATLKAFRSMGVEITDHGDGSLEIVGAGLHGLREPDDVVDCGNSGTTMRLMSGLLAGQDFFSVLTGDQYLRRRPMRRVVGPLSEMGAVIDGRNNGELAPLAIRGGGLNGIEYDSPVASAQVKSALILAGLYADGQTTVTEPHLSRDHSERMLRCLGADIESFAGGVRVTPGQELTARGIDVP